A segment of the Cohnella algarum genome:
CACATCGCGGCTTATGCGGCCGTTGTCGACGAAGTGCTTCCGGCGGCCGAACGGCTTCGGGCGACGCTCGCGGACAAGAGCGCGTCGTTTGCCGATGTGATCAAAATCGGCCGCACGCACCTGCAGGACGCGACGCCGATTACGCTCGGCCAGGAAATCAGCGGCTGGGTGCGCATGCTGGAGAAATCCGGGAACATGGTTCGCCAAAGCGCCGAATCGCTGCGGGAGCTGGCGCTTGGCGGAACCGCCGTCGGCACGGGGCTTAACGCGCATCCGAAATTCGGCGCGGCGGTTGCCGACGAAATCGCGAAATGGACGGGCAAGCCGTTCGCGACCGCGGAGAACAAGTTCCACGCGCTGACCAGCCACGACGAGCTCGTATTCGCGCACGGAGCGCTCAAGGCGCTTGCGGCGGACTTGATGAAAATCGCCAACGACGTGCGCTGGCTGGCGAGCGGCCCGCGCAGCGGCCTCGGCGAGCTGACGATTCCGGCCAACGAGCCGGGAAGCTCGATCATGCCGGGCAAGGTGAACCCGACCCAAAGCGAGGCGCTGACGATGGTCGCCTGCCAGGTGATGGGCAACGACGCGGCGATCGGCTTCGCGGCCAGCCAGGGCAACTTCGAGCTTAATGTGTTCAAGCCGGTCATCATCTACAATTTCCTGCAATCGGCCAGGCTGCTTGCCGATGCGGTCCGCTCGTTCGACGAACGCTGCGCGGCCGGCATCGAGCCGAACGTACCGGCGATCCGGGAGCACCTGAACCGGTCGCTTATGCTCGTAACCGCGCTTAACCCGCACATCGGCTACGACAATGCCGCCGCCGTCGCGAAGCTTGCGCATAAGGAAGGCATTTCGCTGAAGGAAGCGGCGCTGAGGAGCGGCCTGCTGACCGAGGAGCAATTCGACCGCATCGTCCGGCCCGAGCGGATGATCGCGCCGGAGGCGGACGGATAGGAAGCGAAGCCGCGTCAACCGGATCGCCGGCGAGTCGGTTATTGACGGACGGCTCGTGCGCGGAGAGCCCCGGAAACAGGTTGAGACTCAGGTCTCCGCCGGTTTCCGTGCCGCTCTCCGCTTTTTTTTCGCCGATTTTGGCGGCTGACCCGGAAACCGCAAAAAAAACCGCGCTTTTTCCTGCAAAAAACATCGCTCGGGCACCGAATCGCCCGTGTTATACTAGGCGAAAAAGGGAGGCGAGCCTGTGGCTGGATGGCCGTCGCTTGGGCGCAGCGTATTCGTCAAATTTTCCGCGGCGTTTATCGTCGTCGGGCTGATTCCGTTGTTTGCGCTCAGCTATTTTTCGCTGCGGACGTTTTCCGGTCATGTGGAACGGAATACGGTGAACAACCTCGAACAGATGGTTTTATATATGAGCTATAATTTGAACAACGTGTTCTCCGATTACGACGATATCTCACAGCTGATGTACTTCAAAGGCTCCTCGGTCATTACGAATCAGAGCGCCGGCGTCAACGAGCAGGAGCGGATCAATCAAATTCCGATCGACGATTTTTTGAGCACGATCCTGTTCGGCGACCCGTATATCCGCAACGTTTTTTTCGTGCGATCGCTGGACGGCAAGCTTTATACCCAGACGAAAGACAACAAGGCGCTCCTTCCGGATCGGCTGCCGCTCGAGAAATGGCGCGAGCCGCTGCGCGAGCGTCCCCGGCACCTTGCGATCATCCCGACCCACGAAGAGGACTATTACGTCGGGTCCGAAGCCAAAGTCATGACGATCGGCCGGAACCTGATCGATACGTCCGGGAGGATTCAAAGCGAACCCGACGTCATCGGAACGTTGTATTTCGACGTCGATCTGGCCGTCATGGACGATTTGTTCCTCGAGCTGAACCTGAACAAAAAAGACGAGCTTTACGTAAGGGACGGCGGCGGCGGCACTTTCTTCGCGAACCGGGAGCCGGACGCGGTCAAAGCGAAAGCGGCGGGGGCAAGCCCGTCCGACAAGCTGACGTTCCGGCAGGAAATTCCTTATCTCGGCGGAGAGGTCGTCATCCGCCTCGACAAGGCCGAGCTTTACGAGCAGCTCTCGACGACGCGGACGACGGTCATCGTCGCCATCGTCATATGCTCGCTTGCGCTCGCCGTGACGGGCGCCTGGTTCTCGCGGCGCTTCTCGGCACCGATCCGCAGCGTCATCCGGCAAATGGTGAAGGTCGAGTCGGGCAATTTCGACGTTCAGGCCGTCAAGGGAGGCAGGGATGAAATCGGCCGGCTCGCGCACGGCTTCAACCGGATGGTGGAACGGCTG
Coding sequences within it:
- the fumC gene encoding class II fumarate hydratase; protein product: MNSRIEKDSLGEIRVPADKLWAAQTQRSFENFKIGTEKMPLLLIRAFAILKKSAAIVNRQLGGLDGDKADAISAAADEVMTGVWDDHFPLVVWQTGSGTQTNMNVNEVIANRANQILQGKGIEKRVHPNDDVNRSQSSNDTFPTAMHIAAYAAVVDEVLPAAERLRATLADKSASFADVIKIGRTHLQDATPITLGQEISGWVRMLEKSGNMVRQSAESLRELALGGTAVGTGLNAHPKFGAAVADEIAKWTGKPFATAENKFHALTSHDELVFAHGALKALAADLMKIANDVRWLASGPRSGLGELTIPANEPGSSIMPGKVNPTQSEALTMVACQVMGNDAAIGFAASQGNFELNVFKPVIIYNFLQSARLLADAVRSFDERCAAGIEPNVPAIREHLNRSLMLVTALNPHIGYDNAAAVAKLAHKEGISLKEAALRSGLLTEEQFDRIVRPERMIAPEADG
- a CDS encoding histidine kinase — its product is MAGWPSLGRSVFVKFSAAFIVVGLIPLFALSYFSLRTFSGHVERNTVNNLEQMVLYMSYNLNNVFSDYDDISQLMYFKGSSVITNQSAGVNEQERINQIPIDDFLSTILFGDPYIRNVFFVRSLDGKLYTQTKDNKALLPDRLPLEKWREPLRERPRHLAIIPTHEEDYYVGSEAKVMTIGRNLIDTSGRIQSEPDVIGTLYFDVDLAVMDDLFLELNLNKKDELYVRDGGGGTFFANREPDAVKAKAAGASPSDKLTFRQEIPYLGGEVVIRLDKAELYEQLSTTRTTVIVAIVICSLALAVTGAWFSRRFSAPIRSVIRQMVKVESGNFDVQAVKGGRDEIGRLAHGFNRMVERLKAYIDEAYVAQIKQKQTELNALKSQIRPHYLYNTLEVIRMNAVHSEAGEVGDMILSLSNQLKYVIDYGEELVTIERELEHLTDYFYIIRVRFENRIELRCELSGEVNPAWLMPKLSLQPLVENAVQHGIRPKGGKGSVLVSFEREGEAVAVTVIDDGVGMEPGELSLLENKLSDPQAPASGIGLKNVHERLKTLYGPSCGLAVGSRKHVGTSVKFIIPVREGGIAHGDTGRIGR